The genomic stretch TAAATTAGCTCAGGTGCACTGCTTGGAAGTGAGGCGCATGTTGCCATTGCAATTTCATCGGAGCAATTGTAGTAGCGGAAGATCGTGCGATGACAAAGTTATCGAGAATTAATATTAGGTAAACATAATTGTGGTGGCAATGAAAACGTACAAAAAGACTTCAGTCTTTCCGGTCACTATTTAGCTGCCCAGGCTAGTCACTAATTCTGTGGGTCAACTGAGATGTACACATTTGATACTTTAACAACACGAGTACGCGGCTAAGTTActtgttatattttttttatttatttgtttgtttaagcaggttgaagtttggcagctattcagttgatgtggacctgctatactcAGCCagccatatacacacagaggacagccacaacaccgggaatttcACCCCCTACTCCTCTCGATTAGTGTGTGggctctttaacgtcccacagggaacttatcagcatggaagttatttgtgcatgagacgggacctccggcttatcgtctttatccgagaagacttgaaagtctaaccatttgcggatgtaattacaaaggcagcacttcccCCCGGCCCCGGTATTTTAtagaccctgagtgttgttccggccggagtcgaactcacgacctcccgcatggcagcccggtgctcaaccaactgagccaccggtgcgcggtggttAGTTGAGGGAGAGTAtccttgtcttgtcttgtataCAACAGGGAATTAGAAGCAAGAAGGGCTTCCTATAATTTAGCGCTAATCCGATATGGTAAAACAACCCTTAGTGAATTTTGGGATTTCTCAGAGGGAAATCATCATTGTTCATTGATGGGTGCGCTTTGTTAGTATAAGATAAATACGGCCACCTTTACAAATTAGTGATTCTCTTCTGATAAGTCAGTGGGTGAGTTCTCTAAACCATATATCGAAATTCCTAAAGAAATTTCAAAGGTTATATTAGCCCAAGTCGTTGCTTTTCAAGCGCTGCATCTGGAGAAATTCAAATGCCTGCCATGCCTATTTTCGTTCCGTTAGGGTTATCCTTGGGTTGCATACGTACGAATGGGTCTGATTTGACCTGTCGGacttaaaagaaaatcgacTTGCGGAAAATAAATTCTACTTTGTTTTAGGAAGACTTCAGTACATCTAAAATGTTTAGTATACTCGGTACCAATCGAGGGGGGCGCTTGTTCCATGGCAACTCAGCTGTAGACCGGGTGCTATATTAGAGGAACGAATTGAACATAATCGTGTAACGCAAGACTTTATGATCAACAAGtttaatgtattattattattattattttcccaTTACGTTTATTGTTTTGCACCCTTACTCTACATTTGCTCTCTGGCTTGCTAGCGATTGATATTTCATTTAGTTTCTGTTTAGTTCTAATGCAAATGAACTactgttcaagttttcttttttctttcattacttGGTGCAGACGGCGCATGTCAACTCTCGACCGCTGACATATGGAAGACAGGGAAGTGAACCACAGCGTCCTTCCACGGGATGCAGCAAGGCACCATTTTTGTTAGCATGGCTACCAGGAACATATTCTGGATCACCATCGACACAGATGAAATCACTTGAATGTCTGTGACCATGATATGCAGTCATCAGATACCCATGATACTCGTCAGTCCATCCAGATGGACAGTCATTCCTTGCGGGCATCATCAGCATTGAACCACGTGACGTCACGAAGCAGACAACACAGGGTGCGTCATGATCATCGAGATTTCTCTTAAAAGGGTCTCCGTTGTATTGACTGACATGATACTCAGTGCCGAAAATGTGTGCTGCATACTGGTTACCATCTTTGTACTTGTCGTACTTTGGATTGTGAGGAAGACAAAGGTAGTTGACTCCACCACCTTGATGGAGGTGGTTTTCACCCCCAATTATCCCTAAAACGTGGAAATGGTATGTAAAACTCATTCAGCTTGCTTGGAGATCAAACAACAGCTCTCACTCCTAAATTAATTACATCTCGAAAGTAattcttcatttctttttttagcGAGATGAGTATTTCCTACTGAGTAACTTTTTACTATTCTTTTATAAAGTTTTCTGCTCCCGTGACGAATCCCGTGACCaccaggaaaggaaaaaattcaaaattctatcGCAACCACCTAATAATGAAGAGAACCAAGTGTGAATCTTTGGTGAGAGCAATTACGAAATGTCAGGAAACGTTGAATTAAATCGTTTAAGGAGATTTATACCTTTATAGACGATCTGAGCACCACTGGGACATGTGGTCCTTCCCCATCGAACATACTTCACACCCGACTTTGCAGTCCCcttttgtcctttttctcctttggcGCCTTGAGGTCCTGGGGCTCCTTGTTGTCCTTTAGGACCAGGAGGGCCTGGTAACGGCGTGTTTGTGCTAGGCTTTCCTGGTTCTCCTGTGAGGAAAGAGGACAGAGCGGGTGCACTAGTATTTGCTGTGTGCTGATGGGAAAAGTTAGAGGGAAACAGTTCAGAGTGATTCTTTTCCATGGTCACATTGACCTGCTTTTTCttattcagctttttcaaaCGAGTTAAAAGAAAGACAGGGAAGGATGCCTTACTCGGGGTGATTCACGAAACTATATTtagttttcccttttaaataaatgtatttgtttctttgtgttttctctttttgagtGGGGTAGTTCCTGTGAAATACTTTTAGCAATTTATTGTCATTCATTTCTTGTTTAACAAGTTAAAGCTCCTCTCTTAGAAAAACAGGATAAGTGCGAGGCGGCAAAACTGCATCTGGCAGGGTCTAATGTTTAGAATAAAGAATGGCAAATTGGAACACGATGTTTTTCGTTATTTGGAGGAACGTCACAAGGGGTCTCAAAcaagtttcagaaaaatacattaattttcagCAAACGCATGATTATGTTGCTGCAATTATCAACGGAATGCCGCATGTTCATGTTTTGCATCCTTTAATTTAAATATTAGACCCTTAGCGGATGATAATTAATAAAGTTTTCTGAAGGCACGTATGTATActgtatttttgaaaatggtgCGCGGAtaacaaatgtttttaaaacactCCTTATTTAGCGACTGGTTGAATTAAATCATCCTCTGTTTGGACATGTTTTAGATGTCTTTTTGATCTTTATAAGGGGCTCTACCATGCTATACAATTTTAAAAGCCCTAAACTGTGGTGGAGACCAAAACGGATAATATTTCCTTTGTTCACTGCAGACTCTGTTGGTCCAATGAcaccaattttctcttttttagttCTAatggaaagggttaaagtggaTTTTAACCTGCATCAAATGGATTTAACTTTTTCCAAGATCTGGCTCTGTCTCCACAAATTTCAGTGTAAACGCCTTCTTACGGCCTGTACATTAAATTTCCATGATATATAATGATTCCGATTCTAGGAGGATTTTAAGTATCAGACAGAAAATAGATTCTGAGTAATAATGGGCATCTTGTGCACAGTTTCAGACGTTTTGACGGTAAGACGGCAAAATCTCTATGACAGCTCTGTGAAGTGAAGTTTAAATATTGCCACGTAGTGCAGCCggtttcatttacctttggagccattttttccattcaatcCTGGTTTCCCTGGTGGACCAGGGGGTCCAAGAGGTCCCATCTTTTCTTTTCCACTGTTTTGGATATGCTTTCCTTTGAGAttgaaaatggtacaaaacaatTCAATGCCTTAGAGTTCACAAATAGGATGATTCCTTACAATTCGTAGTTGGTAGTCATATGAATTATAACCTTCAATTActttccttaaaaaataacCTGAACAAAATAGTGCTTTTATACCAGACTTTTTTTGCGTTCATGTACTCAGTCTGGTGAGAACTTCCCAAGTAACGGAAgagtttattttctgttgtgcctcaaacaaatgaaaagaaataactTTTATCACTGAATAACTCTTCTTTTAAATGCCATTATCTTATAATCATGGGTGGGCTCTATACCAACCCAAAAGGTAGGCTATAAGTGAATTGCAAGAATTCCCACTTGATCCCAGACGAGGGAACCGCATCAGTGCATCAAGTctataacaaaataaaattgaagtgtTGATATTCATCTGAATTGTCGATTGTTATCAGATGGTCATGTCTGAGGTAAAAGAAAGGTATTTAGGCTCAAGCAGGTTAAggtataataatattttaggGGAAGAACATATAACTGATGAACGTACTGTCCGTATTGagttaaatgttaaagagtTTTACAGTGATAGTAAACGTTTGATTGCATACTAGATCTAATTGGGCGTTTTGGTcgaatgattttatttatttatttatttttttcgttgGAGCTGACATTTTACATGATATCCTGTACTGAGTTCCGTAATTAATATGGCTCTTTCCTTGGgtctttgatgatttttttccaACGCGCTTACATTGCCCCGTCGTTTTGATAAATACCTCTAAGCGGCGTATTTTCTAAAAACCGTATTTTTGCGAGGAAAATTACTTAATTGGTAtattaactttaattttagCGAAATAAATTTTCTCTTTCTGCGCAAAAATCACTTCTACTAAACATTTCACTCACACGCGCAAAATTGAAACTGTAGCGATAATATTTCCTTTGGAGTTAAATTAACTGGCAACATTCTAATACCGTTAAAAACAAGAATAATTAAGAGGTACCAAGTTTCTGAAGGAAGTTTTAGCCTTCGCTAAATCAATTTCGAATcgaaattttatttctgaaaactaTAAACGCGTGTAAACTCCTAACGCATGAAGCCGAATTGTATAGAAATGTTATCAAATAATTTTGGTGGCCAAGAGAGTCGACGAAGAAAAATACACGACCATTAGAAACAATGAACACTCgctgaaatcaagaaaaaattgaaaagattaATCAGTCTCGACCGGAAAGACGACAATACGTTAGAGAGATGGGGAGGATAAGCAGCTATAACGTATCGAGGACAAACCTCCCTTCAAGGATTTTCACTCGTTTTTCAATGTCCTGTGGGTTTTCAGTGGTGTTTTTCTTAATTCCTCTGCGTTCGCGAAACAGCATCGACTCAGCCTTTTGTCCAGTTGCATGGACATCGTGATTATTTGGACGCTGATCATCCACGGCTGAGATGTGGACCAAAATGGTAAAGCACATCATTAACACAACAAGGAAACGGAAACCACCACAAGGGGTTTTCACTCGCGGGTACTTCATATCTGACGAAATAGTCTTTTTTGAATCACTGCCTTCAGTACAAGTGGAGTATCAAGTTGGAGAAACGAAATAAATACACCTTTGACAGACCACAATAAATATGTTTTATTGATTCTGCAGAGAACTGCACGAAGATACATGCTTGAACTTTTTCGCGTTTACAACTGAGATGCCCTCCAGCAAAGAGCCACGCGTGTAAATCAGTCAACGGAAGGAAAATTATTTGCACTTCTTGTACACATTCGATCTTCTTCCGAGTGGAATAGAAATATTTTCGCGAATAACAAACCATAAGCGATAGCTGACTTGATTAATAAGTCAACGAAAACAAGCTTTGCCTTAGGAAAGCAGGGCAGAACTATTCCCCCGACCAAGAACAGTTGCACACATTTTGCACATAATATTTCTGGGCTGATGATAAGTGGTTTCAAAGTGACTTTCAGTTCGGTTGGCTTCCTGAAAGAGTAGCAAACATTTATAAAACCTACAAGCG from Montipora capricornis isolate CH-2021 chromosome 12, ASM3666992v2, whole genome shotgun sequence encodes the following:
- the LOC138027707 gene encoding uncharacterized protein isoform X2; the protein is MKYPRVKTPCGGFRFLVVLMMCFTILVHISAVDDQRPNNHDVHATGQKAESMLFRERRGIKKNTTENPQDIEKRVKILEGRLDALMRFPRLGSSGNSCNSLIAYLLGKHIQNSGKEKMGPLGPPGPPGKPGLNGKNGSKGEPGKPSTNTPLPGPPGPKGQQGAPGPQGAKGEKGQKGTAKSGVKYVRWGRTTCPSGAQIVYKGIIGGENHLHQGGGVNYLCLPHNPKYDKYKDGNQYAAHIFGTEYHVSQYNGDPFKRNLDDHDAPCVVCFVTSRGSMLMMPARNDCPSGWTDEYHGYLMTAYHGHRHSSDFICVDGDPEYVPGSHANKNGALLHPVEGRCGSLPCLPYVSGRELTCAVCTK
- the LOC138027707 gene encoding uncharacterized protein isoform X3; this encodes MESLVNSRKMRQSKRKTNVSPNRRRTMDDQRPNNYDVHATGQKTESMLFRERRGIKKNTTQNPQDFEKRLKSVEERLDALMRFPRLGSSGNSCNSLIAYLLGKHIQNSGKEKMGPLGPPGPPGKPGLNGKNGSKGEPGKPSTNTPLPGPPGPKGQQGAPGPQGAKGEKGQKGTAKSGVKYVRWGRTTCPSGAQIVYKGIIGGENHLHQGGGVNYLCLPHNPKYDKYKDGNQYAAHIFGTEYHVSQYNGDPFKRNLDDHDAPCVVCFVTSRGSMLMMPARNDCPSGWTDEYHGYLMTAYHGHRHSSDFICVDGDPEYVPGSHANKNGALLHPVEGRCGSLPCLPYVSGRELTCAVCTK